In Sporosarcina sp. PTS2304, a genomic segment contains:
- a CDS encoding MaoC/PaaZ C-terminal domain-containing protein, whose product MIKDWVLEDLVADQKIEPMLKPPITKVQLAQYAGASGDFNPLHLDDEFARKIGMDGVIAHGMLVMGFLGEYVMKVAAQQAKVINFKMRFGKMTFVGDEIRCSGVVERTYEEEGKRCIALDLTAEKKSGEIVGSGSAILQLT is encoded by the coding sequence ATGATTAAAGATTGGGTGTTAGAAGATCTAGTAGCAGACCAGAAAATCGAACCGATGCTGAAACCACCGATTACGAAAGTACAACTCGCTCAGTATGCGGGAGCTTCAGGGGATTTTAACCCGTTGCACTTAGACGATGAGTTTGCACGAAAAATCGGCATGGACGGAGTCATCGCACACGGCATGCTCGTCATGGGTTTTTTAGGCGAGTATGTGATGAAAGTAGCAGCTCAGCAAGCGAAAGTCATCAATTTTAAAATGCGTTTTGGAAAAATGACATTCGTGGGCGATGAAATTCGCTGCTCTGGAGTGGTAGAACGCACGTATGAAGAAGAAGGCAAGCGCTGTATCGCACTCGATTTAACAGCTGAAAAGAAATCAGGCGAAATCGTTGGATCAGGCAGTGCCATTTTACAACTAACGTAA
- a CDS encoding acyl-CoA dehydrogenase family protein: MDFSLTEEQEMFRGHIRKMLDKFGGTQIARDMIKDQPETLNKVYGTLAELGCSGINIPEEYDGLDLEALDLVPTFEELGRSLVPGLFMETNALVVPILKKYGTEEQKKRYLPAIAAGEMQISFAALEPHNDFSPQGIQCTLEKNDGQYVLNGTKILVPEAELATAFLLLVRTSEDQEDGLSLVLIDKVEELAIERQMSFDEAKHVSKIDFANVVITEDQLIGEVDAGWASLQEGLLYFNAALSSYMVGAMEHVVHMAAEYAKIREQFGQPIGRFQAVKHSIVDMKVHLEIARSLSYYANWVVDTEEIDREAAVYSARTYATEKFIEAASHNIQLHGGIGFTEEIDCHLFVKRARYYDQYLGSTPFYQEKVVSSLGW, encoded by the coding sequence ATGGACTTTTCATTAACAGAAGAGCAAGAGATGTTTCGTGGACATATTCGTAAAATGCTTGATAAATTTGGCGGCACTCAAATTGCCCGGGACATGATTAAAGATCAACCCGAAACATTGAATAAAGTATATGGCACATTAGCTGAACTCGGTTGCTCTGGTATTAATATTCCCGAAGAATACGACGGTTTGGATCTCGAAGCACTAGACCTTGTGCCAACGTTTGAGGAGCTTGGCCGTTCGTTAGTTCCCGGACTTTTTATGGAGACGAATGCGTTAGTCGTTCCGATTCTTAAAAAATATGGTACAGAAGAGCAAAAGAAACGCTATTTGCCTGCGATTGCAGCAGGAGAGATGCAAATTTCTTTCGCCGCACTGGAGCCTCACAATGATTTTTCACCACAAGGTATTCAATGCACATTAGAAAAGAACGATGGACAGTATGTATTGAATGGTACGAAAATTCTCGTGCCTGAAGCGGAATTAGCTACAGCCTTTTTACTGCTCGTACGTACGAGTGAAGATCAGGAAGATGGTCTATCTCTCGTGTTGATCGATAAAGTAGAGGAGCTAGCTATTGAGCGACAGATGTCATTCGACGAAGCGAAGCACGTATCGAAAATCGACTTTGCAAATGTAGTCATTACAGAAGATCAACTGATTGGAGAAGTTGATGCAGGCTGGGCGTCTCTTCAAGAAGGCTTGCTCTATTTCAATGCCGCCCTTAGTTCGTATATGGTCGGTGCGATGGAGCATGTCGTTCATATGGCAGCGGAATATGCGAAAATCCGTGAACAATTCGGTCAACCGATCGGTCGCTTCCAAGCGGTGAAACATAGCATCGTAGATATGAAAGTTCACTTGGAAATTGCTCGTTCGTTAAGCTATTATGCAAACTGGGTAGTGGACACGGAAGAAATCGATCGTGAAGCGGCTGTCTACAGTGCGCGCACATATGCTACGGAGAAATTCATTGAAGCGGCTTCCCACAATATCCAACTACACGGTGGCATCGGATTTACAGAAGAAATTGACTGTCATTTATTTGTCAAACGTGCACGTTACTATGATCAATATTTAGGTTCCACACCTTTTTATCAAGAAAAAGTGGTTTCTTCACTCGGCTGGTAA
- a CDS encoding thiolase has translation MGTINDRYAIVGVGESERSRKSGKTPLHLALDAARAAIKDAGIKATDIDGFMNYNENDSCTSHQLATYLGVRPKYVKDIQGGGSSTEMLIGDAISLIESGMLNTVLIYRSMNGSSGTRVGRGYDPDMLQGALSGGSFVIPYGSASPSQWFGMFATRHMQQTGITKEHLGEVCLSFYEHAQRNPKAFLHGKPLTMENYLATPDISSPFNIHDSCLELDEGNAIIVTSAERAKECTSTPVYIKGIAIRECHPHTHYWNDVDHVAADYVAEELYENAGVTPEDIDVAAIYDCFSWVVLRQLEAYGFAKRGEVGEFVAQGNLKIGGKLPTNTAGGMLSEGYTHGMNNAIEIVRQLRHDYKGTDRQVEDCKMGILTGWAGPDIAGAMILRN, from the coding sequence ATGGGAACTATAAATGATCGGTATGCAATTGTCGGTGTAGGAGAGAGTGAACGTTCTAGAAAGTCAGGAAAAACTCCTCTACATCTAGCACTGGATGCAGCAAGAGCCGCTATTAAAGACGCGGGGATCAAAGCGACAGATATTGATGGGTTTATGAACTATAACGAAAATGATTCATGTACGTCTCATCAGCTAGCTACGTACTTAGGAGTTCGACCGAAATATGTAAAAGATATTCAAGGTGGCGGTTCGAGTACTGAAATGCTGATCGGTGATGCGATTTCATTGATCGAATCGGGCATGTTGAACACAGTGCTCATTTACCGCTCGATGAATGGTAGTTCGGGTACACGTGTAGGACGCGGCTATGATCCAGATATGTTGCAAGGCGCACTATCAGGTGGAAGCTTTGTCATTCCTTATGGTTCAGCGAGTCCATCGCAATGGTTCGGCATGTTTGCGACACGTCATATGCAGCAAACAGGGATTACGAAAGAACATCTTGGTGAAGTGTGCTTGAGTTTCTACGAACATGCACAACGTAATCCAAAAGCGTTTCTACATGGCAAGCCGTTAACGATGGAAAATTACTTAGCGACACCGGATATTAGCTCACCATTCAATATTCATGATTCTTGCCTAGAGCTGGATGAAGGAAATGCGATTATCGTCACTTCAGCGGAGCGAGCAAAAGAGTGTACGTCTACACCTGTTTACATTAAAGGCATCGCCATTAGAGAGTGTCACCCACATACACATTATTGGAATGACGTCGATCATGTGGCGGCTGATTACGTAGCAGAAGAACTGTATGAAAATGCAGGCGTTACACCAGAAGATATCGACGTCGCAGCTATTTATGACTGCTTTAGCTGGGTCGTACTGCGTCAGTTAGAAGCGTACGGGTTTGCTAAACGCGGAGAAGTAGGTGAGTTCGTCGCGCAAGGAAATCTGAAAATCGGCGGCAAACTACCGACGAATACAGCGGGCGGCATGTTGTCTGAAGGTTATACACATGGCATGAACAATGCCATCGAGATTGTCCGACAACTGCGTCACGACTATAAAGGAACCGATCGTCAAGTCGAGGATTGTAAAATGGGAATCTTAACGGGCTGGGCTGGACCGGATATTGCCGGCGCGATGATTTTACGAAACTAG
- a CDS encoding aldehyde dehydrogenase, translated as MTNVTELSKVKAYGNVIDGKIMHTGESMESVNPATGEVWATIPLSQKNEVELVTQAARGAFEDWADLPARTRGDYLRKIGDMLSQHATELLELETKNNGWVLDEHAYLAEVLKQLWYDAAGGAALVGGQGRTVQMGTDDFGFTLRKPYGVVVGILPWNAPLFTFTIKAAYALAAGNTIILKPSEHAAVACLRYGELISDILPKGVLNVISGYGKDIGDDLVAHKEVDKVSLTGSIATAELITKATAHSPKSLLFELGGKSPNIVFEDADIEQAAQGVMNGIFTRNAGQICSSASRILIQRSVFDEVIERVKEMMTKKDAVRMGDTLDINNSMGPIANIVQYKKVCSYIDETANDEYEVVFGGRYGGDVLLPNEPKFANGFWVEPTLVKAKDQTQKLCREEIFGPVGVAIPFDTEEEAIELANDSTFGLAAGVWTQDLARAHRLIDKLNAGNVWVNTYFRVAADLPFTGVKESGYGTDSILDYTYEKACVMTIK; from the coding sequence ATGACAAACGTAACAGAGTTATCCAAAGTAAAAGCGTACGGTAATGTGATAGATGGAAAAATCATGCACACTGGAGAGAGTATGGAAAGTGTCAATCCGGCGACCGGTGAAGTATGGGCAACGATTCCATTGAGTCAAAAGAATGAAGTCGAGCTCGTTACACAAGCAGCACGTGGAGCGTTTGAAGACTGGGCTGATTTACCAGCACGCACACGCGGTGATTATTTACGTAAAATTGGAGATATGCTATCACAGCACGCAACAGAGTTATTAGAGCTTGAAACAAAAAATAACGGTTGGGTACTTGACGAGCATGCTTATTTAGCGGAAGTATTGAAGCAGCTTTGGTATGACGCAGCTGGTGGAGCGGCCTTAGTAGGTGGACAAGGTCGCACGGTACAGATGGGTACAGATGACTTCGGCTTTACATTACGTAAGCCGTACGGTGTAGTTGTCGGAATCCTACCTTGGAACGCACCTCTGTTTACATTTACGATTAAGGCAGCTTATGCACTGGCAGCAGGTAATACGATCATTCTCAAGCCGTCAGAACATGCGGCAGTCGCTTGCTTACGTTACGGTGAGTTAATTTCGGACATCTTGCCAAAGGGTGTACTGAATGTCATTTCTGGCTACGGAAAAGACATCGGTGACGATTTAGTAGCTCATAAAGAAGTGGATAAGGTGAGTTTAACAGGCTCTATTGCTACAGCAGAGTTAATTACAAAGGCGACGGCACATTCACCAAAATCTTTACTATTTGAACTCGGTGGAAAATCACCAAATATCGTCTTTGAGGATGCGGACATTGAACAAGCTGCGCAAGGGGTTATGAATGGAATCTTTACACGTAATGCAGGACAAATTTGTAGTTCTGCATCGCGTATACTTATTCAGCGGTCGGTGTTTGATGAAGTCATTGAGCGCGTGAAAGAAATGATGACAAAAAAAGATGCAGTGCGAATGGGCGACACATTGGACATAAATAATTCAATGGGGCCTATCGCTAACATTGTCCAATATAAAAAGGTTTGCTCATATATTGACGAGACAGCAAATGATGAATATGAAGTAGTATTTGGTGGTCGCTATGGTGGCGATGTGCTGTTACCGAATGAACCGAAGTTTGCGAATGGTTTTTGGGTGGAGCCTACACTCGTTAAAGCCAAAGACCAGACACAGAAACTGTGCCGCGAAGAAATTTTTGGTCCAGTAGGTGTAGCTATTCCGTTTGATACAGAAGAAGAAGCTATTGAACTCGCGAATGACTCCACTTTTGGTCTAGCAGCGGGTGTCTGGACACAAGACCTCGCTCGGGCACATCGTCTAATCGACAAGTTAAATGCAGGAAACGTTTGGGTCAATACGTACTTTAGAGTGGCGGCAGACTTACCGTTTACCGGTGTCAAAGAGAGTGGTTATGGGACAGACTCAATTCTAGACTATACGTATGAAAAAGCTTGTGTAATGACTATTAAATAA
- a CDS encoding Zn-ribbon domain-containing OB-fold protein codes for MKTATTYQKPIPLKDQDNKPYWDAADAHQLALQKCDDCQAYAQPPGPSCAKCGSPNVSWENFGDDITATVYSYVVSYRPFLPGFQDELPTIIALAQLDDVPEVKIMGNILNCEEQDLEIGMPIQMTWVDITEDRALPQWTPIKN; via the coding sequence ATGAAAACAGCAACGACGTACCAAAAACCAATTCCATTAAAAGATCAAGACAATAAACCGTATTGGGATGCAGCGGATGCCCATCAATTGGCTTTGCAAAAATGTGATGATTGCCAGGCATACGCACAACCACCAGGCCCGAGCTGCGCGAAATGCGGCAGCCCGAATGTCAGCTGGGAAAACTTCGGCGATGATATTACAGCAACTGTTTATTCATACGTCGTATCCTACCGCCCGTTCTTGCCTGGATTCCAAGATGAACTACCGACGATTATAGCCTTGGCACAGCTGGACGATGTGCCCGAAGTGAAAATTATGGGCAATATTCTGAACTGCGAAGAACAAGACTTGGAAATCGGAATGCCGATCCAAATGACGTGGGTAGATATTACAGAAGACCGCGCCTTACCGCAATGGACACCGATAAAAAACTGA
- a CDS encoding MFS transporter yields MNAATLNDKSINRGFYLISFGAFFIMLSLATHLPAYPHMLTEFNLTPGYAVWMQLGLAIGLTGFQPLLGWIGDSFGLKFVILIGGVFMVVGSLLVAFSFSFWVLVLGLFFKGISGAAIAPSGIAYAGKFMEGTQRGKAIGAFMGIITIGAVFGPVISGMLVDVINWQASFLFTAVLGGVALALFVFVPHVKVASRQKLDVLGLIFVIVLLLGLLTIPTFINSFGIESGMWIPSLIVFIAALTILIFVEKKQKAPLLDLEYVANRNFWVPTTIAVFIFLGYSGVMYLLTFFVQGVQGKAATTVGFLQMAIFIGTSVAAYFSGRIIKNFSARLIIGIGILIFTSGIIMLTFVNIEASFLYLFISMGLVGTGVGFMTPAVKGLIVSKASNERMNVVTFTNTVIENIAQRMGASLALVAYSIFSASGNNVGAISNTAMVIIGLVVVSLLFLPLIPRAIPGIHKTEDLVDTTIVPKPLKTEEIK; encoded by the coding sequence ATGAACGCAGCTACATTGAATGATAAGTCAATTAACCGAGGATTTTACCTGATTAGTTTTGGTGCATTCTTTATCATGTTGAGTTTAGCTACACATCTTCCTGCCTATCCACATATGCTGACAGAATTTAACTTAACGCCTGGATATGCAGTGTGGATGCAACTTGGATTAGCGATTGGATTAACAGGATTTCAGCCGTTGCTCGGTTGGATTGGTGATTCATTTGGATTAAAGTTTGTTATTTTAATCGGTGGCGTGTTTATGGTCGTCGGTTCTTTACTTGTAGCCTTTTCATTTTCTTTCTGGGTACTCGTTCTAGGGTTATTCTTTAAAGGGATATCCGGCGCCGCCATTGCACCTTCAGGCATCGCGTACGCTGGGAAGTTCATGGAAGGTACACAGCGCGGAAAAGCAATCGGTGCATTTATGGGAATCATTACAATCGGAGCTGTATTCGGACCCGTTATTAGTGGAATGTTAGTGGATGTGATCAACTGGCAAGCGAGCTTCTTGTTTACGGCAGTACTTGGCGGTGTAGCTCTTGCGTTATTCGTATTTGTGCCTCACGTAAAAGTGGCTTCACGTCAAAAACTAGATGTGCTCGGTTTGATCTTCGTTATCGTATTACTACTTGGTCTATTGACGATTCCTACATTCATTAATAGCTTCGGTATCGAGTCAGGCATGTGGATTCCATCATTAATCGTATTCATCGCAGCATTAACGATATTGATTTTTGTTGAGAAAAAACAAAAAGCTCCTTTACTTGATTTAGAGTATGTCGCCAATCGTAACTTTTGGGTTCCAACGACAATTGCAGTATTTATCTTCTTAGGATACTCAGGTGTTATGTATTTATTGACATTCTTCGTCCAAGGAGTGCAAGGCAAAGCAGCTACGACAGTCGGATTCCTGCAAATGGCGATATTCATCGGGACGTCTGTTGCAGCGTACTTCAGTGGAAGAATTATTAAAAATTTCTCAGCGCGTTTAATCATTGGTATAGGAATTCTCATATTCACTTCAGGAATCATTATGTTAACGTTCGTCAATATAGAAGCATCATTCCTTTACTTGTTCATCTCGATGGGCTTGGTCGGTACAGGAGTCGGGTTTATGACACCGGCAGTTAAAGGACTCATCGTCTCTAAAGCTTCAAATGAACGAATGAACGTCGTAACGTTCACAAATACAGTAATTGAAAATATCGCACAAAGAATGGGTGCTTCACTCGCATTAGTTGCGTACTCCATTTTCAGTGCTAGCGGTAATAATGTAGGAGCGATTTCTAATACAGCGATGGTCATTATTGGACTAGTTGTCGTTTCTCTACTATTTTTGCCACTCATTCCTCGGGCGATTCCTGGAATTCACAAAACAGAAGACTTAGTAGATACTACAATCGTACCGAAACCATTAAAAACAGAAGAAATTAAGTAA
- a CDS encoding aldehyde dehydrogenase: MTQVTESKVKAYGNIINGEVVPSQDGATSNSIDPATGQVWATIPSSKIEDTEAVIQAARAAFEDWASLPARTRGDYLRKIGDMISEHATELLELETRNNGWVLDEYGYLAEVLKQIWYDASGAASLVGGEGRTVQMGTGDFGFTLRKPYGVVVGILPWNAPLFTFTIKAAYALAAGNTVVIKPSESAAVGSLRYGELISQILPPGVLNVISGSGRVIGDYLVGHKEVNKVSLTGSIGTAEMITKATAHSPKSLVFELGGKSPNIVFEDADIEQAAHGLISGIFTRNSGQLCVSGSRMLIQRTIYDKVIAHMKEIMTDPDYVKHGDTLDKSNTMGPIANEAQYKKVCSYIDEATKDEYEVVFGGMYGGENVVPNQSDYAKGYWVAPTLVKVADNDQKLCREEIFGPVAVAIPFDTEEEAVQLANDTSFGLAAGVWTEDLRRAHRMIDKLKAGNVWVNTYARVGPDLPFSGMKESGYGSDTILEYTQEKACVINIR, translated from the coding sequence ATGACACAAGTGACGGAATCCAAAGTGAAAGCATACGGCAATATTATCAACGGAGAAGTAGTCCCTTCACAAGACGGAGCCACATCCAACAGTATTGATCCAGCGACAGGACAAGTGTGGGCAACGATTCCATCTAGTAAAATCGAAGACACAGAGGCCGTAATCCAAGCGGCTCGCGCAGCATTCGAAGACTGGGCTAGTTTACCTGCTCGTACACGCGGAGATTATTTACGGAAAATCGGCGATATGATTTCTGAGCATGCAACGGAATTACTGGAGCTGGAAACGCGCAATAACGGCTGGGTATTAGATGAGTATGGCTATTTAGCAGAAGTATTAAAACAAATTTGGTATGACGCTTCTGGTGCAGCTTCGTTAGTTGGCGGTGAAGGTCGTACGGTACAAATGGGTACAGGTGATTTCGGGTTTACGCTACGCAAGCCATACGGTGTCGTGGTCGGAATTTTGCCTTGGAATGCTCCACTGTTCACGTTTACGATTAAAGCGGCATACGCGCTAGCAGCAGGAAATACGGTAGTGATTAAACCGTCTGAAAGTGCAGCAGTTGGTTCATTACGTTACGGTGAGTTAATTTCACAAATCTTACCTCCTGGCGTACTGAACGTCATCTCTGGATCAGGTCGAGTGATCGGTGATTATTTAGTCGGTCATAAAGAAGTGAATAAAGTGAGCTTAACAGGTTCGATCGGTACAGCTGAAATGATTACGAAAGCGACAGCTCATTCACCGAAGTCTTTAGTGTTTGAACTTGGTGGGAAATCACCGAATATCGTTTTTGAAGATGCGGATATTGAACAAGCAGCACATGGCTTGATCAGTGGAATCTTTACACGTAATTCTGGACAGCTTTGTGTATCGGGGTCACGTATGCTGATCCAGCGCACGATTTACGATAAAGTCATTGCCCATATGAAGGAGATCATGACAGACCCTGATTATGTGAAACACGGCGATACATTGGATAAGAGCAATACGATGGGGCCGATTGCGAATGAAGCTCAATATAAAAAAGTTTGTTCATATATTGATGAAGCAACGAAAGACGAATATGAAGTGGTCTTCGGTGGAATGTATGGCGGAGAGAACGTCGTACCGAACCAATCAGACTATGCGAAAGGCTACTGGGTAGCACCGACGTTAGTGAAAGTGGCGGATAATGATCAAAAGCTTTGCCGTGAAGAAATTTTTGGTCCTGTGGCGGTAGCGATTCCTTTCGATACGGAAGAAGAAGCAGTTCAGCTAGCGAACGATACAAGCTTCGGTTTAGCAGCAGGTGTCTGGACAGAAGATTTACGCAGAGCGCACCGTATGATCGATAAGTTAAAAGCAGGAAATGTTTGGGTGAACACGTACGCTAGAGTTGGACCAGATTTACCATTTAGCGGGATGAAGGAAAGTGGCTATGGATCGGATACGATTCTAGAATATACACAAGAAAAAGCGTGTGTCATTAATATTCGATAA
- a CDS encoding electron transfer flavoprotein subunit beta/FixA family protein, with the protein MNIYVLLKKTFDTEEAITVANNQIDKSGAEYIINPYDEYAIEEAILQRDQHGGKVTVVTIGDEDSEKQLRTALAMGADDAVLIDTDDDLEDGDQYTTAKILETFFEDKDVDLILAGNVAIDEASGQVGPRLAERLHMPFVTTIVNLEIENGVANIEKDVEGDVEKIEVSLPVLVTCQQGLNEPRYTSLPGIMKAKKKPLEQLELDDLDLDEDDVAPKTATISIFLPPKKQAGRILQGELNEQVKELVNVLSNEAKVI; encoded by the coding sequence ATGAACATTTACGTATTATTGAAAAAAACATTTGATACAGAAGAAGCCATCACAGTAGCAAACAATCAAATTGACAAAAGTGGAGCAGAGTACATCATTAATCCATACGACGAGTATGCGATCGAAGAAGCGATTTTGCAGCGCGACCAACACGGAGGCAAGGTCACTGTCGTAACGATTGGTGACGAGGATTCTGAGAAACAATTACGTACAGCGCTAGCGATGGGTGCAGATGATGCAGTACTGATCGATACAGATGATGATCTCGAAGATGGTGATCAATATACGACAGCGAAGATTTTGGAAACATTTTTCGAAGACAAAGACGTCGACTTGATCTTAGCGGGCAATGTAGCAATCGATGAAGCGAGCGGTCAAGTGGGACCACGCTTAGCAGAACGTCTGCACATGCCGTTTGTTACGACGATCGTGAACCTGGAAATTGAAAACGGTGTAGCGAATATTGAAAAAGACGTAGAAGGCGACGTAGAAAAAATCGAAGTATCGCTTCCGGTACTCGTGACGTGCCAGCAAGGCTTGAATGAGCCAAGATATACGTCACTTCCAGGAATTATGAAAGCAAAGAAAAAACCGCTGGAGCAATTGGAGCTAGATGACCTGGATCTAGACGAAGACGATGTCGCGCCTAAAACAGCGACAATTTCCATTTTCTTACCCCCTAAAAAGCAAGCGGGCCGAATTTTACAAGGTGAATTAAATGAGCAAGTAAAAGAATTAGTAAACGTCTTATCAAATGAAGCAAAAGTGATCTAA
- a CDS encoding MaoC family dehydratase N-terminal domain-containing protein yields the protein MKWKKRHVGQFATAIGDTNPLYTDENYANESAYEGLIVPPTFPIAMNNGDNELPIDLDHRRMLHGEQEFIYYKPVRIGDRLRCQMRVSDLYDKEGKSGKMQFLKLDTEMKDDTGELVCISRMNIVYRSLAK from the coding sequence TTGAAGTGGAAAAAACGGCATGTCGGTCAATTCGCCACTGCAATTGGGGATACGAACCCACTTTATACAGACGAAAACTATGCGAACGAATCGGCATATGAAGGACTCATCGTTCCTCCTACGTTCCCGATCGCAATGAACAATGGAGACAATGAACTTCCTATAGATCTCGATCATCGTAGAATGCTTCACGGCGAACAGGAATTCATCTATTACAAGCCTGTTAGAATAGGAGATCGCTTACGTTGTCAGATGAGAGTCAGTGATCTATACGATAAAGAAGGAAAAAGTGGAAAAATGCAGTTTTTAAAACTAGATACCGAGATGAAAGATGACACTGGCGAGCTAGTTTGTATTAGTCGCATGAATATTGTCTATCGTTCATTAGCGAAATAA
- a CDS encoding acyl-CoA dehydrogenase family protein: MDFSFTKKEEKFRTELRTWLEENLPEGWLEGKRDLPEDLDEYSAYLRAWQNKLYEGGWAAIAWPKEYGGRDASLMEEIIYHQEMVRVKAPPLINYIGIHMVGPTLIDMGTEEQKEKYLKKILTGEEVWCQGYSEPSAGSDLTALKTRAVKDGDRWLINGQKVWTSFGHVADKCFLLTRTSNVPEKKHRGITVFLIDMDQPGVETLPIVQMDGHTDFNEVYLTDAVATDADIVGKVDAGWHVLIALMLHERTGIGAELFTLEKQFNDTVKLAQEYKVNGQPLINNPLIRQKMAGFYARVRGSLLNYFRNLTTTVKNGQPGPESSIDKLVVSELNKELSSFAVEMQGHQGVLWDKDAAVDSKWQSLFLASFGQTIGGGTSEVQRNTIGERVLGLPKDMGR; this comes from the coding sequence ATGGATTTCTCTTTTACGAAAAAAGAAGAAAAATTTAGAACCGAACTACGCACATGGCTGGAAGAGAATCTCCCGGAAGGATGGCTAGAAGGGAAACGCGATTTACCGGAAGATTTGGATGAGTACTCCGCGTACTTACGGGCATGGCAAAACAAGCTGTACGAAGGTGGATGGGCCGCAATTGCTTGGCCGAAAGAATATGGTGGACGAGACGCCAGCTTAATGGAAGAAATCATTTACCATCAAGAAATGGTACGTGTTAAAGCGCCGCCACTCATTAATTACATAGGGATTCATATGGTAGGCCCTACGTTAATCGATATGGGTACGGAAGAGCAAAAAGAGAAATACTTGAAGAAAATTTTGACAGGCGAAGAAGTGTGGTGCCAAGGCTATTCAGAGCCAAGTGCCGGATCGGATTTAACAGCACTGAAAACCCGTGCGGTAAAAGATGGAGATCGTTGGCTCATTAACGGACAAAAAGTATGGACTAGCTTCGGACATGTGGCAGATAAGTGTTTCTTACTGACACGTACGAGCAATGTGCCTGAGAAGAAGCACCGAGGCATTACAGTGTTCCTGATCGATATGGATCAGCCAGGTGTCGAAACTCTTCCGATCGTTCAAATGGACGGTCATACAGACTTTAACGAAGTCTATTTAACAGACGCTGTCGCAACAGATGCGGATATCGTTGGAAAAGTCGATGCTGGCTGGCATGTGTTGATCGCATTAATGCTTCATGAGCGCACAGGTATCGGTGCAGAGCTATTCACATTGGAAAAGCAGTTTAACGATACAGTGAAATTAGCGCAAGAATATAAAGTGAACGGTCAACCGTTAATCAACAATCCGTTAATCAGACAAAAAATGGCAGGCTTTTATGCTCGTGTGCGTGGATCGCTATTGAATTACTTTAGAAATCTTACAACGACAGTAAAGAACGGACAACCGGGACCAGAGAGCTCGATTGATAAGTTAGTCGTCAGTGAGTTGAATAAAGAATTGTCTTCATTCGCTGTTGAGATGCAAGGCCATCAAGGTGTGCTATGGGATAAGGACGCAGCTGTCGATTCTAAATGGCAAAGTCTATTCCTCGCTTCATTCGGTCAGACGATCGGTGGCGGAACGAGCGAAGTACAACGAAATACAATTGGTGAACGCGTACTAGGATTACCGAAAGATATGGGACGTTAA